A single region of the Acidobacteriota bacterium genome encodes:
- a CDS encoding NAD(P)-binding domain-containing protein encodes MTTIGILGTGRMGVRLALLFAQAGNQVLLASRDVARAQRITDSLNQPNLRPATYPEALTAPVILPSIFVRDGLLDELVSWKTQLAGKLLIDITNPFNDDYSDFILPWDTSSAEQIQQRLPETKVVGAFKNVWWEVFDQPQFGTEISDVYVVSDHPEAKQVFFKLVEGSPFRYIDAGRLSNARTVERMTLLSGEMGRNLGITPRLNYKLLGTPWEVGRGNPALDALIAR; translated from the coding sequence ATGACGACAATTGGCATTCTTGGAACTGGACGAATGGGCGTCCGACTGGCTCTTCTTTTTGCCCAAGCTGGAAACCAGGTTTTACTGGCTTCCCGTGATGTGGCTCGTGCTCAACGAATTACTGACAGCCTGAACCAACCAAATCTGCGCCCGGCAACCTATCCGGAGGCACTGACCGCTCCGGTTATTTTGCCTTCAATCTTTGTTCGTGACGGATTACTGGACGAACTTGTAAGCTGGAAAACACAGCTTGCTGGAAAGCTTTTGATTGATATCACCAACCCGTTTAATGACGACTATTCAGATTTTATCCTGCCGTGGGACACAAGCAGCGCCGAACAGATCCAGCAGCGCCTCCCGGAGACCAAAGTGGTTGGTGCGTTTAAAAATGTCTGGTGGGAAGTCTTTGATCAACCGCAGTTTGGAACTGAAATCAGTGATGTCTATGTCGTCAGTGACCACCCCGAAGCCAAACAGGTCTTTTTCAAACTGGTCGAAGGCTCGCCCTTCCGCTACATTGACGCCGGACGCCTGTCCAATGCCCGAACCGTCGAGCGGATGACACTGTTAAGCGGCGAGATGGGGCGCAATTTGGGCATTACACCTCGTCTGAATTACAAGCTGCTTGGTACGCCGTGGGAAGTTGGCCGTGGGAATCCCGCGCTTGATGCCTTGATTGCACGCTGA